One window of the Shimwellia blattae DSM 4481 = NBRC 105725 genome contains the following:
- the rpsO gene encoding 30S ribosomal protein S15: MSLSVEAKAQIVSEFGRGANDSGSTEVQVALLTAQINHLQGHFAEHKKDHHSRRGLLRMVSQRRKLLDYLKRKDVARYTQLIERLGLRR, from the coding sequence ATGTCTCTAAGCGTTGAAGCTAAAGCTCAAATCGTTTCTGAGTTCGGTCGTGGTGCTAACGACAGCGGTTCTACTGAAGTTCAGGTTGCTCTGCTGACCGCACAGATCAACCACCTGCAGGGCCACTTTGCAGAGCATAAAAAAGATCACCACAGCCGTCGTGGTCTGCTGCGCATGGTTTCCCAGCGTCGTAAACTGCTGGACTACCTGAAACGTAAAGATGTAGCACGTTATACTCAGCTGATTGAGCGTCTGGGTCTGCGTCGCTAA
- the truB gene encoding tRNA pseudouridine(55) synthase TruB has translation MSRPRRRGRDIHGVLLLDKHQGASSNDVLQKVKRIYNANRAGHTGALDPLATGMLPICLGEATKFSRYLLDSDKRYRVVAKLGQRTDTSDADGQIVEERPVAFSEQQLAEALDSFRGDTMQVPSMFSALKYQGRKLYEYAREGIEVPREARPITVYELLFIRHEGDELELEIHCSKGTYIRSIIDDLGEKLGCGAHVIYLRRLAVSKYPVERMVTLEQLTALVEQAQARGIPEAELLDPLLMPMDSPAADFPAVNIPPASAAYFKNGQPVRAAGAPEEGLVRVTEGDGQVFIGMGEIDDQGRVAPRRLVVEYPA, from the coding sequence ATGAGTCGTCCTCGTCGTCGCGGTCGCGATATCCACGGCGTGCTGTTACTGGACAAGCACCAGGGCGCCTCTTCCAATGATGTCCTGCAAAAAGTAAAACGTATTTATAACGCTAACCGGGCCGGGCACACCGGGGCGCTGGATCCGCTGGCTACCGGCATGTTGCCGATTTGCCTCGGTGAAGCCACCAAGTTTTCCCGCTATCTGCTGGATTCCGACAAGCGCTACCGGGTGGTGGCTAAGCTGGGCCAGCGCACGGACACCTCCGATGCGGACGGCCAGATAGTTGAAGAGCGCCCGGTGGCGTTCAGCGAACAGCAACTGGCTGAGGCACTGGACAGTTTCCGTGGCGACACCATGCAGGTGCCCTCCATGTTTTCGGCGCTGAAATATCAGGGCCGGAAACTGTATGAATATGCCCGCGAAGGCATTGAAGTCCCCCGGGAGGCCCGCCCGATCACGGTGTATGAGCTGCTCTTTATCCGCCACGAAGGGGATGAGCTGGAGCTGGAAATTCACTGCTCCAAAGGCACTTATATTCGCTCAATTATTGATGATCTTGGCGAGAAGCTGGGCTGCGGCGCGCATGTTATCTATTTGCGCCGTCTGGCCGTCAGCAAATACCCGGTTGAGCGGATGGTCACCCTTGAGCAACTGACCGCACTGGTTGAGCAGGCACAGGCCCGGGGGATCCCGGAAGCCGAGTTACTGGATCCCCTGCTGATGCCGATGGACAGCCCGGCGGCAGATTTTCCGGCGGTCAATATTCCGCCAGCCAGTGCCGCATACTTTAAAAATGGCCAGCCGGTGCGTGCGGCCGGTGCACCGGAAGAGGGCCTGGTTCGGGTCACCGAAGGTGACGGGCAGGTGTTTATCGGCATGGGCGAAATTGACGATCAGGGCCGGGTTGCCCCCCGGCGGCTGGTGGTTGAATACCCGGCGTAA